Proteins from a single region of Chryseobacterium sp. T16E-39:
- a CDS encoding bacteriocin-like protein, translating into MKNFKKISRQEMKSVIGSGTPITCPAKYYLKCESIYVCDPDQGIYDCVCSCVPIGS; encoded by the coding sequence ATGAAAAATTTTAAGAAAATTTCAAGACAAGAAATGAAATCAGTTATCGGATCAGGTACTCCTATCACATGTCCTGCAAAATACTATCTTAAATGTGAATCTATTTATGTTTGTGATCCTGATCAAGGCATTTATGACTGTGTTTGTTCTTGTGTTCCAATCGGATCTTAA
- a CDS encoding helix-turn-helix domain-containing protein has product MEKLRSLRKQRGYTQEYMSKILSTDVSNYCRKESGDVKIFEDEWEKLAKALDVSVEDIKEERGAQIQHNENSTLNDNSSINYNQFCNIPNYLLENQQEYINLLKEQIEALKEENKRLKSGK; this is encoded by the coding sequence ATGGAAAAGCTAAGAAGTCTAAGAAAGCAGCGAGGATACACTCAGGAATACATGTCAAAAATCTTATCAACGGATGTTTCCAACTATTGCCGAAAGGAGAGTGGAGATGTCAAAATATTTGAGGACGAGTGGGAGAAGTTAGCGAAGGCTTTGGATGTTTCTGTGGAGGACATCAAAGAGGAGAGAGGTGCTCAGATTCAGCATAATGAAAACTCTACATTAAACGATAATTCGAGTATCAATTACAATCAATTTTGTAATATTCCTAATTACTTGTTAGAAAACCAACAGGAATATATCAACCTTCTAAAAGAGCAGATCGAAGCTTTAAAAGAAGAAAATAAAAGATTAAAATCAGGGAAATAA
- a CDS encoding winged helix-turn-helix transcriptional regulator: MKKDKIEIGEKCKSHIRGVKDTMDLLDGKWKTLIISHLYYVGTMRFMDLKRQVEGIASKTLSKELKDLEMNNLVKRTQNNTMPVSVDYQLTCFGESLHTIIDTMGEWGIRYRKDLLGKETKVVAEVID; encoded by the coding sequence ATGAAAAAAGATAAAATTGAAATCGGAGAAAAATGCAAAAGCCACATCCGCGGAGTAAAGGATACCATGGATCTGCTTGATGGAAAATGGAAAACCCTTATTATAAGCCATCTTTATTATGTGGGGACGATGCGTTTTATGGATTTAAAAAGACAGGTGGAAGGGATTGCTTCCAAAACCCTTTCCAAAGAATTGAAAGACCTCGAAATGAATAATCTGGTCAAAAGGACCCAAAACAACACCATGCCCGTTTCCGTAGATTATCAACTGACCTGTTTTGGAGAAAGCCTGCATACGATTATTGATACCATGGGTGAATGGGGGATCAGGTACAGGAAAGATTTATTAGGAAAAGAAACGAAAGTGGTTGCTGAAGTTATCGACTGA
- a CDS encoding FAD-dependent monooxygenase — protein sequence MKKQVLISGASFAGLTLAYWLNKFGYKVTVVEIGKELRSGGSPIDVRGKALDIVKEMGILQKIKDQEFIHTDEVVNAKGETLTTFSINALEEYLGDIEIHRSDLVDIIFDIVPKDEVEIVFGNSIKTLIQHEDRVDVSFEHGADRSFDFVFGADGTHSIVRKLVFGPEENFKKFFGVYFAFAKADHIETGKSGNTGIVYRELGKQAVIYHFKEGANAILMFRAPQLDWDYRNNEQHKQILKEYFGNNTNWKIPEILDTMLHSDNLYFDEACQIHIPNWTKGRVALLGDAAHAPSFFTGMGTSLALQGATLLAKELNANDDYRTAFGKYHEIFKPVAEDIQSRITRGLKVQLPETEEELQASFAAMTNNP from the coding sequence ATGAAAAAACAAGTTTTGATCTCAGGGGCAAGCTTTGCCGGATTAACATTAGCCTATTGGTTAAACAAATTTGGTTATAAGGTGACAGTCGTAGAAATCGGCAAAGAGCTTAGAAGCGGCGGTTCACCCATCGATGTCCGTGGCAAAGCCCTGGATATTGTAAAAGAAATGGGAATACTACAAAAAATAAAAGACCAGGAATTTATCCATACCGATGAGGTTGTCAATGCCAAAGGTGAAACACTCACTACTTTTTCAATCAATGCACTGGAAGAATATCTCGGTGATATTGAAATCCATCGCAGCGACCTGGTAGATATTATTTTTGATATTGTTCCTAAGGATGAAGTCGAAATTGTTTTCGGAAACAGCATAAAAACATTGATCCAACATGAAGATCGGGTTGATGTGTCCTTTGAACATGGAGCGGACAGAAGTTTTGATTTTGTATTTGGGGCAGATGGTACGCACTCTATTGTAAGGAAACTTGTATTCGGTCCTGAAGAAAATTTCAAAAAGTTTTTCGGTGTTTACTTTGCTTTTGCTAAAGCGGATCATATAGAAACAGGTAAGTCGGGTAATACGGGAATCGTATACCGGGAGTTGGGTAAACAAGCTGTTATCTACCATTTTAAAGAGGGAGCGAACGCTATACTCATGTTTAGAGCACCTCAATTGGATTGGGATTATAGAAATAATGAACAGCACAAACAAATTCTGAAAGAATATTTTGGCAACAATACGAATTGGAAAATCCCTGAAATATTAGATACCATGCTGCATTCTGACAATTTGTATTTTGATGAAGCCTGTCAGATTCATATACCGAACTGGACGAAAGGGCGTGTTGCCTTACTTGGAGATGCAGCACATGCTCCAAGCTTTTTTACAGGAATGGGGACAAGTCTGGCTTTACAAGGTGCAACGTTGCTAGCAAAGGAGCTTAACGCCAATGATGATTATAGAACTGCTTTTGGGAAGTATCATGAAATTTTCAAACCAGTTGCAGAAGACATTCAATCCCGCATTACACGAGGGTTAAAAGTGCAGCTACCCGAAACAGAAGAAGAGTTACAGGCATCTTTTGCGGCGATGACTAATAATCCATAA
- a CDS encoding TonB-dependent receptor translates to MKLKLLILMIFFSTMALAQEKEGNNGSVKGTVTTADGNSGQGVDVKVKELNITTTAGADGNYELKNLPPGKYTILVAKGKSDGYSQEIEITPENEHVLLNIQLDYSSQKLEEVIVSSGGNRFAKKESDDASKMPLKNMENPQVYSIVSKELMKEQNITDYNSAFKNIPGAGIAEVRNQGRTTNMSRGFPTPQLVRNGVGSFTYNSIDPANLERIEVIKGPSATLFGSTISSFGGLFNRVTKKPFDTFKGEISYSAGSWDLNRFTADINTPLNPEKTMLLRFNTAFHSENSFQDAGFNRSFLLAPSFSYAVNDRLTFLLDVEFGIMKGTSPTRLAPYISKDPTKPALATSIEDMNIPYTRSFANNTVNYTGQQYNIFAQMKYKISDTWNSQTIVSRTRSASEGYVVSLSALSDTTLRQSVTKQDYPYYGTDIQQNFIGDFKIGEHRNRVVAGLDFYSLKAYRNDATVNMPAIDYRNPGAAYNNFTISKIEPLFDNVTFNNFTSNNEQTYSAYVSDVFNVTDKFIAMAGVRLDRYFNKGSYYPEKDLTVGDYNQTAFSPRFGLLYQLIEKKLSLFTNYMNGFNNVGGSDFNGNPFKPSQANQWEGGVKLDLNKFSATVSYYNIRVTNMTRPDLDHTEASFLIQDGTQLSKGFEAELIANPVPGLNIVAGFSYNDSKYTKASADVDGLRPSTASSPTMANIWASYRFINGPLSGLGVGIGGIYGSKYYQTNTHTFTFSIPEYTVLDASVFYDRPKFRIGLKVDNLTNEKYWSYRLAAQNPTRVTGSFTFKF, encoded by the coding sequence ATGAAGTTGAAATTACTTATTCTAATGATCTTCTTTTCTACGATGGCGTTGGCACAGGAAAAGGAAGGAAATAATGGTTCAGTGAAAGGGACTGTAACAACGGCAGACGGAAATAGTGGGCAGGGCGTTGACGTTAAGGTTAAGGAACTGAATATAACTACTACCGCAGGAGCTGATGGTAACTATGAACTGAAAAACCTTCCCCCTGGAAAATATACGATATTGGTTGCCAAAGGAAAATCTGATGGCTATTCCCAGGAAATAGAGATCACCCCTGAAAATGAACATGTTCTTTTGAACATTCAATTGGATTACTCATCCCAAAAGCTGGAAGAGGTCATCGTAAGTTCAGGAGGGAACCGTTTTGCTAAAAAAGAAAGTGATGATGCTTCAAAAATGCCTTTGAAGAACATGGAAAATCCACAGGTTTATTCCATTGTAAGCAAGGAGCTGATGAAAGAGCAGAATATTACAGATTATAACAGTGCTTTTAAAAATATTCCGGGAGCTGGTATTGCGGAAGTAAGAAACCAGGGAAGAACAACGAATATGTCCCGTGGATTTCCAACCCCACAACTGGTAAGAAACGGAGTAGGGAGTTTTACTTATAATTCCATCGATCCTGCGAACCTGGAGCGTATAGAAGTGATCAAAGGGCCTTCAGCAACTTTGTTTGGAAGTACGATCTCTTCTTTTGGAGGATTGTTCAATAGGGTAACGAAAAAACCATTTGATACTTTTAAGGGTGAGATATCATATTCAGCAGGAAGCTGGGATCTGAACCGTTTTACGGCAGATATCAATACGCCGCTGAACCCGGAAAAAACAATGTTGTTAAGATTCAATACCGCATTTCATAGCGAAAACAGCTTTCAGGATGCTGGATTCAACAGAAGCTTTTTATTAGCACCTAGCTTTTCTTATGCGGTGAATGACAGGCTGACCTTCTTATTGGATGTAGAATTTGGGATCATGAAAGGAACTTCACCCACCAGGTTGGCTCCATACATCAGCAAGGACCCGACGAAACCAGCATTGGCTACAAGTATCGAGGATATGAACATTCCTTATACCCGTTCTTTTGCTAATAATACAGTGAACTATACCGGGCAGCAGTACAATATTTTTGCCCAGATGAAATATAAAATATCTGATACATGGAATTCTCAGACAATCGTTTCACGAACAAGATCTGCATCAGAAGGATATGTAGTATCATTATCTGCCTTATCAGACACAACATTAAGACAGTCGGTAACAAAGCAGGATTATCCGTATTATGGAACTGATATTCAACAGAATTTTATCGGGGATTTTAAAATCGGGGAACACAGAAACAGAGTCGTGGCAGGATTGGATTTTTACAGTCTGAAAGCTTACCGTAATGATGCAACCGTAAATATGCCTGCGATCGACTACAGAAATCCGGGAGCTGCTTACAATAACTTTACAATCTCTAAAATAGAACCGCTATTTGACAATGTAACCTTCAATAATTTTACATCCAACAACGAGCAGACATACAGTGCGTATGTATCTGATGTATTTAATGTAACCGATAAATTCATCGCGATGGCAGGGGTACGATTGGACAGATATTTCAATAAAGGGTCTTATTACCCTGAAAAAGATCTTACCGTTGGAGATTATAACCAGACTGCATTCTCTCCCAGATTTGGATTATTGTACCAGTTGATTGAAAAGAAATTATCTTTGTTTACCAACTATATGAATGGTTTCAACAATGTAGGAGGTTCCGATTTTAATGGAAATCCTTTTAAACCAAGTCAGGCCAATCAGTGGGAAGGCGGGGTGAAATTAGACCTTAATAAATTCAGTGCTACGGTAAGTTATTATAACATCAGGGTAACGAATATGACGAGACCTGATCTTGACCATACGGAAGCAAGTTTCCTTATTCAGGATGGAACACAGTTGAGCAAAGGATTTGAAGCTGAATTGATCGCGAATCCGGTTCCGGGATTGAATATCGTTGCAGGATTCAGTTATAACGACAGTAAATATACAAAGGCGAGCGCTGATGTAGATGGCTTAAGACCTTCTACGGCAAGTTCTCCAACAATGGCAAACATTTGGGCGAGCTACCGTTTCATCAATGGCCCTTTAAGTGGCCTTGGAGTAGGAATCGGAGGAATTTACGGAAGTAAATATTATCAGACCAACACCCATACCTTTACATTCAGTATTCCTGAATACACGGTATTGGATGCTTCTGTTTTCTATGACAGACCAAAATTCAGAATCGGGCTGAAAGTGGATAACTTAACCAATGAAAAATATTGGTCGTACCGTTTGGCAGCTCAGAACCCAACAAGGGTAACGGGTAGTTTTACATTTAAATTTTAA
- a CDS encoding VOC family protein has translation MDLKILSIVWGVKDLNRAITFWCKALNYELKRDPDIDFAILIPKNGTGMQLSLKLTSSDEPKRHHIDLITENQKEEVNRLLSIGATKVEDWNYEPDADYVVLLDPEGNSFCVVQA, from the coding sequence ATGGACTTAAAAATACTTTCAATTGTTTGGGGGGTAAAGGACCTTAACAGAGCCATTACGTTTTGGTGCAAGGCATTAAATTACGAGCTTAAAAGAGATCCCGATATCGATTTTGCGATTTTAATCCCCAAAAATGGTACAGGGATGCAATTGTCGTTGAAGTTAACCAGTTCCGATGAACCCAAGAGGCATCATATCGATCTCATAACGGAAAATCAGAAAGAAGAAGTTAATCGGCTGCTCAGCATTGGAGCTACGAAAGTAGAAGATTGGAATTATGAACCGGATGCTGACTATGTAGTCCTGCTTGATCCTGAAGGAAACTCTTTTTGTGTAGTTCAGGCGTAA
- a CDS encoding PepSY-associated TM helix domain-containing protein, with protein MANKTFKKAIRQIHLWLGLATGIIVFVICITGSLYVFEEEIRDATGKELMHVEPQSQPFIGLESIILNFQKITPKDKITSIRITENEPGATVQILNKKKQIFYFNPYTGGLIGKQGRDWLNTVFDLHTSLMLGETGKMIQGWSVVIFLLMLITGLVLWYPARIKQAKQSLTIKWEASVKRKIYDFHNVLGFYASILLIILALTGMYFAFSGVKTAVEMVTNSKLGKGDSSIKMAFDPKANLAVRYNTIYKTLTEKYPGAISMTYSVRKKDEMRVRMIYPYQWSRKQNTFFFNRNTGELLRSKLYKNNNAADTVEAANYDLHTGKFFGIIGKILWLLASLIGASLPVTGFIMWWNKRKAKKKKPKKKHHHKVLKKVV; from the coding sequence GTGGCGAATAAGACATTTAAAAAAGCAATACGACAGATCCATTTGTGGCTGGGATTAGCGACAGGGATCATTGTCTTTGTGATCTGTATCACCGGATCTCTCTATGTTTTTGAAGAAGAGATAAGGGATGCAACCGGCAAAGAATTAATGCATGTGGAGCCCCAATCTCAACCTTTTATAGGATTGGAAAGCATCATCCTGAATTTTCAGAAGATCACTCCTAAAGACAAGATCACTTCGATCAGGATCACGGAAAATGAGCCCGGTGCTACAGTTCAGATCCTGAATAAAAAGAAACAAATTTTCTATTTTAATCCTTATACTGGTGGTTTGATAGGCAAACAGGGCCGCGACTGGCTGAATACCGTGTTTGACCTGCATACTTCCCTAATGTTAGGCGAAACAGGGAAAATGATCCAGGGCTGGAGTGTAGTGATCTTTTTACTTATGCTGATAACAGGCTTGGTCCTTTGGTATCCGGCACGCATAAAACAGGCAAAACAAAGTCTGACGATCAAGTGGGAAGCTTCTGTAAAAAGGAAAATTTACGATTTCCATAATGTTTTGGGATTCTATGCTTCCATTCTTTTAATCATCCTGGCGCTTACCGGAATGTATTTCGCTTTTTCCGGAGTTAAAACAGCAGTGGAGATGGTAACCAACTCCAAATTAGGTAAGGGGGATTCTTCTATAAAAATGGCCTTCGATCCGAAAGCTAATTTAGCGGTACGATACAATACCATTTATAAAACATTGACTGAGAAGTACCCTGGTGCTATTTCGATGACCTATTCGGTAAGAAAAAAAGATGAAATGCGTGTACGGATGATCTATCCTTATCAATGGTCACGAAAACAAAATACCTTCTTTTTTAATCGCAATACCGGCGAACTTCTACGCAGTAAACTATACAAAAACAATAATGCCGCTGATACAGTGGAAGCTGCGAATTACGACCTCCATACCGGAAAATTTTTCGGAATTATTGGAAAGATCCTGTGGCTTTTAGCATCACTGATCGGAGCGTCTTTGCCTGTAACCGGTTTCATTATGTGGTGGAACAAAAGGAAAGCAAAAAAGAAAAAACCGAAGAAAAAACATCATCATAAGGTTTTGAAAAAGGTTGTTTGA
- a CDS encoding AraC family transcriptional regulator — protein MSNADHKDIDHRILEYATKVGLTTLDELQYVEVKLFKAFTFLPDIAMHFGTFNIKKNFIRKTATSSIKDSIGFLFYNIFDDDGTSSGTSTIKLPGDAPFVRIFPFTIQQKINFTKNTQATYVSISISADYLKSFLKEESPYFQFLFDDTNSFLIEELMTDDILRTVNDIVKKEAPDTMKSYYYKIKAMELLFYLFESLRKRESSVHQKLSGKEIKSIYQVRDKIVSSLSQPTSIAELKQIAGMNELKLRRIFTQVFGMGIYDYYQHLRMKEAARLLRDEKLSVSEAGYQMGFENLSHFSRVFEKHMGQKPKKYSNNLK, from the coding sequence ATGAGCAATGCAGATCATAAAGATATAGACCACAGAATTCTTGAATATGCAACCAAGGTAGGACTGACTACACTGGACGAGCTACAGTATGTCGAGGTCAAACTTTTTAAAGCCTTCACATTTTTGCCGGATATAGCCATGCATTTTGGTACGTTTAACATTAAAAAGAATTTTATCCGCAAAACTGCAACCTCATCGATCAAAGACAGTATTGGGTTTTTATTTTATAACATCTTTGATGATGACGGGACCTCTTCTGGTACAAGTACAATCAAACTGCCCGGAGATGCACCCTTTGTACGTATATTCCCATTTACGATACAGCAGAAAATCAATTTTACAAAAAATACACAGGCCACCTATGTTTCCATCAGCATCAGTGCCGATTATCTGAAAAGTTTTCTGAAGGAGGAATCTCCCTATTTTCAATTCCTGTTCGATGATACCAACAGTTTTCTGATTGAAGAATTGATGACGGATGATATTTTACGCACCGTAAACGACATCGTGAAAAAAGAAGCGCCAGACACAATGAAAAGTTATTACTACAAGATCAAGGCAATGGAACTTCTTTTTTATTTATTTGAAAGTTTGCGCAAACGGGAAAGTTCAGTCCACCAAAAACTAAGCGGAAAGGAAATAAAATCTATTTACCAGGTGCGCGACAAAATAGTTTCTTCATTAAGCCAACCAACCAGCATTGCAGAACTGAAACAAATTGCAGGAATGAACGAACTTAAGCTCCGCAGAATATTCACCCAGGTTTTCGGCATGGGAATTTACGATTACTATCAGCATTTACGCATGAAAGAAGCTGCCCGGCTTTTGCGGGATGAAAAACTATCCGTATCAGAAGCAGGCTATCAAATGGGGTTTGAAAACCTAAGTCATTTTTCAAGAGTATTTGAAAAACATATGGGTCAAAAGCCAAAAAAATACAGTAATAATCTGAAATAA
- a CDS encoding NAD(P)H-dependent oxidoreductase, with protein MSLQETLQWRFATKSYNGKTIENEKIDQILEAIRLSPSSSGLQPFKVFVITNQELKEKLYPFSWEQKQILQASHLLVFAAWDEYTPERVNTFFEFSNKERNLPSSATDDYRLKLLGIMDQRSKEQHFVGAAHQAYLALGFGLLAAAHVKVDATPLEGFDSEAYDEILNLREQGLKSTVLLALGYRDEENDWLVNLKKVRRPNEELFVELN; from the coding sequence ATGTCATTACAGGAAACATTACAATGGAGATTTGCCACTAAAAGCTATAATGGTAAAACAATAGAAAATGAAAAGATCGACCAGATCCTTGAAGCGATTCGTTTGTCGCCTTCGAGTTCAGGTTTACAGCCTTTCAAGGTTTTTGTGATCACCAATCAGGAATTAAAAGAAAAGTTATATCCTTTTTCATGGGAACAGAAGCAGATTCTTCAGGCTTCTCACCTGCTGGTTTTTGCCGCATGGGACGAGTACACTCCGGAAAGAGTGAATACATTCTTCGAATTCAGCAATAAGGAACGTAACCTGCCTTCCAGTGCCACTGATGACTATCGTTTAAAACTTCTCGGCATCATGGATCAGAGAAGTAAGGAACAGCATTTTGTGGGTGCTGCCCATCAGGCTTACCTTGCATTGGGGTTTGGTCTTCTTGCCGCTGCCCATGTGAAAGTAGATGCTACTCCTCTGGAAGGATTCGACAGTGAAGCGTATGATGAGATCCTTAATCTTCGTGAGCAGGGATTGAAGAGTACAGTTCTTTTGGCTTTAGGGTATAGAGATGAAGAAAATGACTGGCTCGTGAATCTTAAAAAAGTGAGAAGGCCTAACGAGGAGCTTTTTGTAGAGCTTAATTAG
- a CDS encoding alpha/beta fold hydrolase, whose protein sequence is MKAFRTISAASILCVTLFSVVTVSCSEESEIITQEVQVVNHRNAKTKFIKVKGNDIAYRTWGKEGGIPLVLLPGLGGSMDDWDPAVTDGLAEKYKIIIFDNQGVASSKGTTPNTVQGMADDAIAFIKALNLTKVNIMGFSMGGFVAQRVVLTEPALINKVILTGTGPKGAIGLSNLPNIIAGTAGLGPEESFLKFGFTQSAASVAAGKASYERIQLRTTDRDLALSDATSNAQFTAVLSWAQPDPNSLEDIKMIKQPVLIAHGENDLPVSVQNAQNMKQNLEHADLVVFPDSGHASFFQNHNAFVAKAVAFLSE, encoded by the coding sequence ATGAAAGCATTCAGAACCATTTCAGCAGCAAGTATTTTATGTGTAACATTATTTTCAGTAGTGACGGTTTCCTGCAGTGAGGAAAGCGAGATCATTACCCAGGAAGTACAGGTGGTGAACCATCGTAACGCCAAAACAAAATTTATTAAAGTAAAAGGTAACGACATCGCCTACCGTACATGGGGGAAAGAAGGTGGAATACCTCTGGTATTATTACCTGGATTAGGAGGTTCTATGGACGACTGGGATCCGGCGGTAACCGATGGGTTGGCTGAGAAATATAAGATCATCATCTTTGATAACCAGGGGGTAGCTTCTTCAAAAGGAACAACACCGAATACCGTACAGGGAATGGCTGATGATGCCATCGCTTTTATCAAAGCGCTTAACCTGACCAAAGTGAATATCATGGGCTTTTCGATGGGTGGATTTGTCGCTCAGCGGGTTGTTCTGACGGAGCCAGCTCTGATCAATAAAGTGATCTTAACCGGTACCGGACCTAAAGGAGCGATCGGATTATCCAACCTGCCGAATATCATTGCCGGAACTGCAGGATTGGGACCTGAAGAATCCTTTTTGAAGTTTGGATTTACCCAATCTGCTGCGAGTGTTGCTGCCGGAAAAGCTTCTTATGAAAGAATCCAGCTCCGTACCACAGACAGAGATCTTGCATTAAGCGATGCAACATCCAATGCACAGTTTACGGCCGTTTTAAGCTGGGCACAGCCTGATCCTAATTCGCTTGAAGATATAAAAATGATCAAACAACCTGTTCTGATCGCTCATGGAGAAAATGATCTTCCCGTGTCGGTTCAGAATGCACAGAATATGAAACAAAATTTAGAGCATGCCGATCTTGTGGTCTTTCCGGATTCCGGACATGCGTCTTTCTTTCAGAATCATAATGCGTTTGTGGCGAAAGCCGTTGCGTTTTTAAGTGAGTAG
- a CDS encoding DUF5700 domain-containing putative Zn-dependent protease, translating to MKPRILLTFFLFLTAQLAYSQTFDDSSCWEYFKITESLKKNEPLDKKTWNQFLKNEAIQVYLKDQGVDSTYTESYRKTMEIVYMPKNSSILQEKLKDRNNNWWIYNVNEYKVNEDQMKKYLTEIKKDPKKYFETCYQYTYQMLPKKNHTTAPEYKITIIPIHNDAHVESKWMVFTLLAAYFHDNNKMGVLGGHEFQHVLRPRLVFDVEDQDKVLVAILQRILNEGSADLVDKRYEGDDAMKLLEFQREYGKEFLTEGAKVIKNMDSLLSVKPLDRSKLKINKLINSWSTSGHIPGYYMANIIEKGGYKKELIKHIEDPFEFVYLYDKASKKVKDAYILSATTMDLIHELDKKYRPKAQVQQHS from the coding sequence ATGAAACCGAGAATTTTACTTACTTTTTTTCTTTTTCTCACAGCCCAATTGGCTTATTCTCAAACTTTCGATGATTCGTCATGTTGGGAATATTTTAAAATCACTGAAAGTTTAAAGAAGAATGAACCCCTTGATAAGAAAACCTGGAATCAGTTTCTGAAAAATGAGGCTATACAGGTTTATCTGAAGGATCAGGGAGTAGACAGTACCTATACAGAAAGCTACAGAAAGACGATGGAGATCGTTTATATGCCAAAAAACAGCAGCATATTGCAGGAAAAACTGAAAGACCGAAACAACAACTGGTGGATCTATAATGTGAACGAGTATAAAGTGAATGAGGACCAGATGAAAAAGTATCTTACAGAGATCAAAAAAGACCCTAAAAAGTATTTTGAAACCTGCTATCAATATACTTATCAGATGCTTCCAAAGAAGAATCATACCACAGCTCCTGAATATAAAATTACGATCATTCCTATTCACAATGATGCCCACGTGGAAAGCAAATGGATGGTGTTCACACTTCTTGCAGCATATTTTCACGACAATAATAAAATGGGAGTACTGGGAGGTCATGAATTTCAGCATGTATTAAGGCCCCGTCTGGTATTTGATGTCGAAGATCAGGATAAAGTATTGGTGGCAATTCTTCAGAGAATATTAAATGAAGGAAGTGCGGATCTTGTTGACAAGCGGTACGAGGGTGATGATGCGATGAAGCTTTTGGAATTTCAAAGAGAGTATGGTAAAGAATTTCTCACCGAGGGAGCGAAAGTGATTAAAAATATGGACTCTCTGCTATCCGTAAAACCATTAGACCGTTCGAAATTAAAGATCAATAAACTCATCAACAGCTGGAGTACAAGTGGTCATATTCCGGGGTATTATATGGCGAATATCATTGAAAAGGGAGGATACAAAAAAGAGTTGATCAAGCATATTGAAGATCCTTTCGAATTTGTTTACCTCTATGATAAGGCTTCTAAAAAGGTTAAAGACGCTTATATATTGTCTGCTACAACAATGGATCTTATTCATGAGCTGGATAAAAAGTACAGACCTAAAGCCCAAGTGCAACAGCACTCATAA
- a CDS encoding NUDIX domain-containing protein: MNKINGFNIRVYAICEHEGKMLTVYEYNKEEFYCKLPGGGLEFGEGILDCLHREFLEELNVKIEITGHLYTQEDFIQSIFDGSQILIIYYTARILDVENLKVNTDDINRLEWIDINDNPFGLLTDKIALQKLREKHSIQVN, translated from the coding sequence ATGAATAAAATTAATGGTTTTAATATAAGGGTTTATGCTATCTGTGAGCATGAAGGAAAGATGCTGACAGTTTACGAGTATAACAAGGAAGAATTTTATTGTAAGTTGCCCGGTGGTGGCTTGGAATTTGGAGAAGGAATTCTGGATTGTCTCCACAGGGAATTTTTGGAAGAACTAAATGTTAAAATTGAAATTACAGGTCATCTCTATACACAGGAAGATTTTATACAGTCTATATTTGACGGAAGCCAAATCCTTATAATCTACTATACGGCAAGAATTCTTGACGTTGAAAATCTTAAAGTGAATACAGATGATATTAATAGGCTCGAATGGATAGATATAAATGATAATCCCTTTGGACTACTTACTGATAAAATAGCCCTCCAAAAATTAAGAGAAAAACATTCAATACAAGTTAATTAA